The following proteins are encoded in a genomic region of Zea mays cultivar B73 chromosome 9, Zm-B73-REFERENCE-NAM-5.0, whole genome shotgun sequence:
- the LOC103638977 gene encoding uncharacterized protein produces the protein MWRRGAHADAAHHLPTAGPGASSSSTAAASAGAAAARRRRRPGLPCRPSHLFFALLVALFTASLLVVWQLLPIGDGDAAEGDGEAPPRLQGGEAGPMRFSSSSLALRAFDGESRLEAARSGRRLWASLAPVRVALAVGNMNIDAQSLMLATVAKSLVSLGYEVEVLAFTDGKARDIWENICLVNVVNTGALKSVDWSQYNAVLVSSLEGKGVVSILMQEPFRLLPVIWLIHEDTLGQYLRSYAKLHDSIQNVIEDWRTHFNACAYVVFPDSYHPLLYSPLDSGNFLVISGSPVDIWSAKRFGSSHSDETTRKQHGIEKDDVVILVVGSYLFFDDLPWDYVTVMRASATQILDIAKTKNLRVQFVFFCGNGSDAYNSAFQELTSHMGLPDVSIKRFSVTHDIRNLLMFVDVVLYGSLRQEPVFPPLLLLSMSSEIPVVAPNLTVITKYVSDGVHGFLFDSADPSTISSAFIQILGEKKLLDTAYSVALEGKLLSKNMLAHDCIKAHVKLLESVIHFPSYAKLPSSVSKVQERTWLWDPFELKAALENSLLEDESHASTKAVDILREFSQSNQTTYADTNDTSSYDYPRLSDWYDLGEIEIFEDIERREMEEIDERVERPLLSWDEVYKNARKSERLKSEGNERDEGELERTGQPVCIYEIYSGEGAWPFLHHGSLYRGVTLSKGGRRPRSDDVDAVTRLSVLDNPYYRDLLCEFGAIFAIANRVDTVHKLPWIGFQSWRAAGRKVSLSERAEETLEEITSGESNEDVIYYWSPMDMDQTSDFWLTCDSLNAGNCRSLFEDAFRAMYGLPENVLALPPMPNDGDHWSTLHSWVMPTPSFLKFIMFSRIFVDSLHSLNVNSTETTSCFLGASEPERRHCYCRILEVLVNVWAYHSGRKMVYLNPFTGDTSEQHLLDKRNGMWVKFFNFTLLKSMDEDLAEEADDGMHPGNEQWLWPLTGQVFWPGIADREREEKYIKKLDKKLKNKVKLLERQKSGYKQKPLGQ, from the exons ATGTGGCGGCGCGGGGCGCACGCCGACGCCGCGCACCATCTCCCCACCGCGGGCCCGGGAGCGTCCTcctcctccaccgccgccgcctccgcgggCGCGGCCGCAGCGCGGAGACGGCGGCGCCCAGGGCTGCCCTGCCGCCCGAGCCACCTCTTCTTCGCGCTCCTCGTGGCACTCTTCACCGCCTCCCTGCTAGTGGTCTGGCAGCTGCTCCCCATCGGCGACGGCGACGCAGCGGAGGGGGACGGGGAGGCGCCGCCGCGCCTTCAAGGAGGCGAAGCCGGACCGATGCGGTTCTCGTCCTCCAGCCTGGCGCTGCGCGCGTTCGACGGCGAGAGCCGGCTCGAGGCCGCGAGATCCGGGCGGCGGCTGTGGGCCAGCCTCGCGCCCGTCAGAGTAGCGCTC GCTGTTGGAAATATGAACATAGATGCACAATCTCTGATGCTTGCAACTGTTGCGAAAAGTCTTGTGAGTCTGGGCTACGAGGTTGAG GTTTTAGCATTTACAGATGGGAAAGCTCGTGATATTTGGGAAAATATTTGTCTTGTAAATGTTGTGAACACTGGGGCTTTGAAATCTGTTGACTGGTCACA GTACAATGCTGTGCTAGTAAGCTCTCTCGAAGGGAAAGGGGTTGTTTCAAT TCTTATGCAGGAACCTTTTCGGCTTCTACCAGTGATTTGGCTTATACATGAAGACACTCTTGGACAATATCTTAGAAGTTATGCAAAGTTACATGATTCTATTCAAAATGTcattgaagattggaggactcatTTTAATGCATGCGCTTATGTTGTTTTTCCAGATAGCTACCATCCT TTGTTGTACTCGCCTCTTGATTCTGGTAACTTTTTAGTGATTTCTGGTTCTCCAGTTGATATCTGGTCTGCTAAAAGATTTGGCTCATCACATTCTGACGAAACTACAAGAAAGCAGCATGGGATTGAAAAAGATGATGTTGTTATTTTGGTTGTTGGAAGCTACTTATTTTTTGATGATTTACCATGGGATTATGTCACAGTCATGCGTGCATCAGCTACACAAATTTTGGATATAGCAAAAACTAAAAATCTGAGGGTGCAGTTTGTTTTTTTCTGTGGAAATGGCTCTGATGCCTACAACTCTGCTTTCCAG GAACTTACCTCACACATGGGGTTACCTGATGTCTCCATAAAGCGATTTTCTGTGACTCATGATATTAGAAACCTGTTAATGTTTGTGGATGTTGTTCTCTATGGATCTTTAAGACAAGAACCTGTCTTCCCTCCTTTGTTATTGCTGTCCATGTCCTCCGAAATTCCAGTTGTTGCACCAAATCTTACTGTTATAACAAAATAT GTCAGTGATGGTGTCCATGGATTCCTTTTCGATTCTGCTGACCCAAGCACGATTTCTTCAGCTTTCATACAAATTTTAGGAGAAAAAAAGCTTTTGGATACTGCCTATTCTGTTGCTCTGGAAGGGAAGCTACTTTCCAAGAACATGTTAGCACATGATTGTATCAAAGCTCATGTTAAGCTTCTTGAAAGTGTTATTCATTTTCCTTCTTATGCAAAATTGCCATCTTCTGTTTCTAAAGTTCAAGAACGAACATGGTTGTGGGATCCTTTCGAGTTGAAAGCTGCACTAGAAAATAGTTTGTTGGAAGATGAAAGCCATGCCAGCACAAAGGCTGTTGATATTCTTAGAGAATTCTCTCAAAGTAACCAAACAACTTATGCTGATACAAATGATACTTCTTCATATGATTACCCTCGTTTGTCCGATTGGTATGATTTAGGTGAAATTGAAATCTTTGAAGACATTGAGAGGAGAGAAATGGAGGAG ATTGATGAAAGGGTGGAAAGACCTTTGTTATCATGGGATGAAGTGTACAAAAACGCTCGTAAATCAGAAAGGCTAAAGTCAGAAGGAAATGAACGTGACGAAGGTGAACTAGAAAggactgggcaacctgtgtgtatATATGAGATCTATAGTGGAGAGGGGGCATGGCCATTTTTACACCATGGATCTTTGTATCGTGGTGTTACACTT TCGAAAGGAGGAAGGCGACCAAGATCAGATGATGTTGATGCTGTTACCAGGCTTTCAGTTCTAGACAACCCATACTATCGAGATCTTCTTTGTGAATTTGGTGCTATATTTGCCATTGCAAACAGAGTCGATACTGTACATAAGTTACCATGGATAGGTTTCCAGTCATGGCGGGCTGCTGGAAGAAAG GTATCCTTGTCTGAAAGAGCTGAAGAAACCTTAGAGGAAATTACATCTGGAGAAAGTAACGAGGATGTTATATACTACTGGTCACCAATGGATATGGACCAAACTTCTGACTTTTGGTTGACATGTGATTCTCTAAATGCTGGCAATTGCAG ATCTCTTTTCGAAGATGCATTTAGGGCTATGTATGGATTACCAGAGAATGTCTTGGCCCTTCCACCAATGCCCAATGATGGTGATCATTGGTCTACTCTTCATAGCTGGGTCATGCCCACCCCATCATTTCTGAAATTCATCATGTTCTCAAG AATATTTGTTGATTCACTTCATAGCTTGAATGTGAATAGTACTGAAACAACGTCTTGCTTCCTTGGGGCATCAGAACCTGAG AGAAGGCACTGTTATTGTCGAATCCTGGAAGTCCTTGTAAATGTCTGGGCTTATCACAGTGGAAGGAAGATGGTCTACCTTAACCCTTTCACTGGGGATACCAGTGAGCAGCATCTGCTCGATAAGAGAAATGGGATGTGGGTAAAGTTCTTCAATTTCACCCTTCTGAAGAGCATGGATGAGGATCTGGCAGAAGAAGCTGATGATGGCATGCATCCTGGAAACGAGCAGTGGCTGTGGCCATTGACTGGTCAGGTGTTCTGGCCTGGTATTGCTGATCGGGAAAGGGAGGAGAAATACATTAAAAAGCTGGATAAAAAGCTCAAGAACAAGGTGAAGTTACTTGAAAGGCAGAAGTCTGGTTACAAGCAGAAGCCCCTGGGACAATGA